Below is a window of Brachyspira hampsonii DNA.
CTAATTTTTTCATAAAATCTCCAAATATGAAAATTAAATTTTATTTAAATACACTCCCCAAAAATCATTTATAAACTCTAAATAATCTCTCTTATTCTTATCTGTAATTTTTTCAAGCTTCTTATTAGTTTTCTCTTCATATTCCATTATTTTTTGTATTGGAATTGAAGCTTCTCTTTGTATTTAAATATTTCTTTATTCGATGAGTATGAATCAAAATATTTATTTAAATATTTTAATGTGTTTTCATAATCTCTTTTAATTAAATATATTTTAGCTATTTCTTTATAGCATAAAGGCGATTCAAAATTTTTTACCTCTTTAATTAGAAGCTGGTATAAACTTTCTATTTTTATATGATGTGCTTCTTTATTATTTTTATTTTTTGATAATATTAAATCGCATTCCATCATTGCCTTTTTATATTTTTTTTGTTCAAAATATTTATTGGCTGATTCCATAGATTTTTTTTCATCTGAATATTTTATTGGGGTATTAAAATTTTTGTATATCATTTTAAGCTCATTTATAATAAGCACAATGATATCATAATTTGTAATTTCAGAATTATAATCAAAATTAGATATGTTTATTCCGTATTCATTTATTAAGTCAATTTTTATATCTTTTATATTTATAGTAGGATTAATTTTTATCATAGTGTTTATTATATAATTTTCTTCTTTATCCAATTTTTCTATCTTTTTTATTCCGCTTAATATAGGTGTAATATATTCATAAGTATTGATATTGCTATGTGTATTTAAAAAAAGTTTGTTTATAAAATTAGGTTTTTCTATTAATTTATAGTATATATCATTTACTTTTATTTTTTGATTCATATCAATATTAAAATCAAATAATATAGATTTTATCATGTAAATATTTTCTTTTGGTATATTATTGTCTGCATTATTTACATTTGATATTTTTGTAAATAGATCATTGCTTAAACATATAATCTTTTCTATATTATCCATATCAATATATTTTATATTATCAAATTCAAGAATATTGGATGCTGCTTTAAACTCTAGTAATTGAACTTTTTTTTCTAATGAATCTATTCTATTTGATTCTTTATTAATTTTATTAAGTATTACATTGAATGATTCTCTAACATTATTGCATATTGCGATTAATTCTTCTTCAATATTTTTTTCTATATTGTTTAATTTATTATTTAAATATATAAGCCCTTCATAAGTAATTTTATTTTGATTAGCTAAATATTCTATCATTTTTAATGAGGCATTTTTCACTATAGCATAATTATAATCTATTTCTCCTCTTATTTTTCTGTTTTGTCCTGTCATAGAGTTAATTATATTCTGTAAAAAACCTTGCTTGGCTAGATACTCAGTTCTGGATTTTCCTGCACTTAAAGATGATACAGCTTCTATAATAAGTTCTGTTAATTTAGTTGAATTATTTTCATAATCCTTTATATTGTTAAGTATATATTCTTGTATTATAGTTTTATCTTTTTCATCAATTTCATTTTCATAGGGTATAGTAAAATCCATGATATCTCCAACTATATAATATCATTATATATTATACAATTTATTTTGTTTTAGTACAATTATTAAAAATTATTAACTTTAATATTTATTAGTAATATAATATCTTGTTATTAGTTTTATGCCTTTAATTTGATTTTTATATATAATTTTTACTATCAAATCAAGCATTGGAATGAAAAATATAATTGGGTTATTATCTTATATGTTTTTTATGCAATAAAATAAATTCATTTATATATTCTTGACAAAAAATATATATAATATATAATAGTTTAAATATGAAAACTCAGAACTCAGAACTCAGAACTCAGAACTCAGAACTCAGAACTCAGAACTCAGAACTCAGAACTCAGAACTCAGAACTCAGAACTCAGAACTCTCATTAATATACTATAAAATATATTCTATTTTTTATAGTACAAAACCTCTATTGTCATTGCAAGATTTAGTTTTAATAAAGATTTTATTAGACAATCAATTTCTGCTTTCAATTAATTATTTGATTATAAAAAATAAATTAATATTTTTTTTAGTTTACTTTAAAAATAAAAAAATAATAACTCTTTTAAGCAAATATATAATTTGATGAATATTCCTTTAATACAAATATATTTAAATATTTTTCATAATTATAAAATTAAAGGAGTTTTTATGTACTTAGCACCTGTAGGTTTAGTAGTTTATAATAGAATTGAACATACAAAAAGAGTTATTGAAGCTTTAAAGAAAAACACTTTGGCTTCAGATACTGATTTATATATATTTTCAGATGCACCTAGTAAAAAAGAAGATGAAGAAGCTGTTTATGAGCTTAGAGAATATTTAAAAACTATAAAAGATGGTTTTAAAAATGTTTATATATATGAAGCTCAAAAAAATTTAGGTATAAAATATTCCACTGTTAATGCAGTAAACACAATATTTGAGCATCATGAATATTTTATAGGTTTGGAAGATGATATTGAGACAAATAAACATTTTCTTGAGTTTATGAATAATGCTTTGAATTATTATAAAGATGATGAAGATGTAATTGCTATAACAGCATTTTCTCATAAACATGCTACTAAAAATCATAAACATGATGTTATATTTACATACGCTTTTCATAGTTGGGGTTGGGGTACTTGGAAGAGTAAATGGAATAATATAAATTGGGATACTTGCGATACTTCTTGGTATAATAAAAGTATTAAGCATAAAATATTAGGAGGTGTTTTTTCTTGGTTTCATTTACTTGCTATAAAAAAGTCTGTTAAGGATAATCTTTATGTTCAAAATAATTTATGGGATATTTATTATTCATTTACAATGTATAAAAATAAAAAATTATGTGTTTGGCCTTCAAAAAAATCTTTTACAAATAATTTTGGTTTTGATGGTACAGGCTATCATAAATTCGATTTTCATCATGGCTACTTTGAAAAAAATTTAGATGATGATAATATGAATATAGAGTTTTCATCTGATAAAAAAATGAATTTCTTTGAGTATCTAATTATATCAATAAAGATTGGTATATTCAGTTGGGCTAATGGATTTATAAGTATGTTTTTTAGTAAATTTCTTAAAAGATAAAAAATTAAATCTTTGCCCACTTTTCTACTTTTATAACCCAAGCATTAGTTTGATTAGCAGCTTCAAGTCCTACTTCGCTGTCTTCAAATATAATGCTTTCTTCTTCTTTTACATTGAAATGATTTATACATTTAAAAAATATTTCTGGGTGAGGCTTCTTATTTTGTATATCATTTCCTGTTAATACTAAATCAAATAATTTTTCAAGATTGAATTCTTTTAATATAGCATAAACTCCTTTTGGAGATGAGGTTGTTGCTAATGCTGTATGTTTTTTATTATCTTTTTTATTATAGTTATCAATTAAAGTATATAATATAAAAGGGTGAATTTGTATGAGATTAAGATTTGCTAAATATATTTTTTCTTTTAAATTATGAATGGATTCTATTAATTCATTATTTTTATTTTCATCTTTCGTAATTTTATTATTTAATTCTAAAATATTTTCTGTAAATATCTTATAATGAAGTCCGAAGCATTTGTTATAATAGTAATCTT
It encodes the following:
- a CDS encoding HAD family hydrolase: MLNNNNIKLLIFDMDGTLIDSAYLNYYSYYNAFKEFNIELDKDYYYNKCFGLHYKIFTENILELNNKITKDENKNNELIESIHNLKEKIYLANLNLIQIHPFILYTLIDNYNKKDNKKHTALATTSSPKGVYAILKEFNLEKLFDLVLTGNDIQNKKPHPEIFFKCINHFNVKEEESIIFEDSEVGLEAANQTNAWVIKVEKWAKI